From a region of the Candidatus Neomarinimicrobiota bacterium genome:
- a CDS encoding AAA family ATPase, which translates to MRYYELIGLKREPFSMTPDPEFFFESKAHGEILNRLEIALRLNRGLSVIMGGIGTGKTTLSRLLLSRFIDFGKDFQFYLIMDPTWENTREFLVYLKRLFGLRGSSLYQSEMLNQLENFLIDTAVKKGKQIVLIIDEGQKMGTEQIEIIRTLLNFETNSRKLIQVVIFAQPEFKEVVAAHENFKDRIAFGATIPPLDREDTISFVDFRINEAGYEGDEPLFSQEAKEMIYQHTGGYPRKIVNMCHHLIVDMLVYNKQSIDGAAVLNRINSDDNNYAG; encoded by the coding sequence ATGCGCTATTATGAGTTGATTGGACTAAAGAGAGAACCATTCTCTATGACTCCAGATCCGGAATTCTTTTTCGAATCAAAAGCGCATGGCGAAATTCTCAATCGCCTGGAAATCGCTTTAAGATTGAATCGTGGTCTTTCCGTCATCATGGGTGGAATAGGCACAGGCAAAACAACTCTTTCACGGCTATTACTCAGTCGCTTTATCGACTTTGGTAAGGATTTCCAGTTTTATCTCATCATGGACCCCACCTGGGAAAACACCCGGGAGTTCCTGGTATACCTGAAAAGGCTTTTTGGCCTGAGAGGGAGTTCGCTCTATCAATCTGAAATGTTGAACCAACTGGAAAATTTTTTAATTGATACAGCCGTTAAAAAAGGCAAGCAGATCGTTCTTATTATTGATGAAGGTCAAAAAATGGGGACAGAGCAAATTGAGATTATCAGGACACTCCTGAATTTTGAAACCAATAGCCGCAAATTAATCCAAGTTGTCATCTTTGCTCAACCCGAGTTTAAGGAGGTCGTTGCCGCCCACGAAAATTTTAAGGACAGAATAGCCTTTGGAGCCACGATTCCACCCCTGGATCGAGAAGATACCATCTCCTTTGTAGACTTTCGCATAAATGAAGCAGGTTACGAAGGCGATGAGCCCCTATTTTCGCAAGAAGCCAAGGAAATGATTTATCAACATACTGGAGGCTATCCCCGGAAAATTGTAAATATGTGTCACCATCTCATTGTCGATATGCTGGTATACAATAAACAGTCCATCGACGGAGCTGCCGTGTTAAATCGAATCAACAGCGACGATAACAATTATGCCGGCTGA
- the pilM gene encoding pilus assembly protein PilM, which yields MPADEKDSAATNRLLDLLRSQQTGKSTTEGNASGTVDANESSEQSESSSKKKPKAPSVSTSIVPDSIVDDAPPQQEETKTVTSDEIRAKLGMLAGKKTDPVPEEKPATEEPVVEEESPEEAVAQGVAADLIDTQEDLKSEGSNEPEHVESPPAHIQEEAGPQLIDPSYFQVHPEVPKPNKILDIFFEFSNWAFGVRRKITFQCTPDSIRVLKTVSSGNRNVVESMDVYPLPYELDDQKISHRDDLLSYILDSFDTKLWKKDTMFRMYSSFIETHTKIFKAPPVKGKEIAELITWTAKKNLPFSSDNINIDYMILDSEKGELKKNIIIGVGNNETITFMSDLFKKKKFDLQNVTTIPFLDWETFKHCYPDRLRGCIAIVHMNQNETTITMVKSGRMEFTREMAVGVKDYQKALVQRVMVGNDAVNITEEMAAEYLLRYGIPVNTDEDIPETGISLYKIYIFLRPIVERMTSEINRSLDYFRKQVADVECQEIYLTGPGAAIPNLVEVFATQLERSTEHLNPLRQGDFEFSDQFELNHQLIPIFSTNFGLALKASAGINLLPPARKQHFQFKVFNKMSIFLTIILLPIYLLMGYFSYMEKEVLEESVANMNRQWLKLSEQSQEYFIMRDDLEYLGNYWGFLENDDINSQNQIKLLKLISSEIPDNIKVTSLVFRPASSKEAGSVIKQAAHVDRIALSGIVNAHAGIADIQLTNFIMRLESLNMFTSIEREGSPSSDDSRLLFTLKIGIGVK from the coding sequence ATGCCGGCTGACGAAAAAGATTCTGCGGCGACGAATCGACTGCTGGATCTTCTAAGATCACAGCAGACGGGTAAATCGACGACTGAAGGCAATGCCAGCGGTACGGTGGACGCGAATGAGTCTTCTGAGCAATCAGAGTCATCCAGTAAAAAGAAACCCAAGGCGCCATCTGTCAGCACGAGTATCGTACCGGATAGCATCGTAGATGATGCTCCTCCCCAGCAGGAAGAGACAAAGACTGTCACCTCAGATGAAATACGGGCAAAATTGGGGATGCTTGCCGGAAAAAAGACCGATCCCGTCCCAGAAGAAAAACCGGCAACTGAAGAACCTGTTGTTGAAGAAGAATCTCCTGAAGAAGCGGTTGCTCAGGGAGTCGCTGCAGATTTAATCGATACCCAGGAGGATCTTAAATCAGAGGGTTCAAATGAACCTGAGCATGTGGAATCACCTCCTGCCCATATTCAAGAGGAGGCAGGCCCTCAACTTATTGATCCATCTTATTTCCAAGTTCACCCCGAGGTTCCCAAACCAAATAAGATACTGGACATTTTCTTTGAGTTCAGTAATTGGGCCTTTGGTGTTCGACGAAAAATTACTTTTCAGTGCACACCTGATTCGATCCGAGTACTCAAAACCGTTTCTTCTGGAAATCGAAACGTGGTGGAAAGTATGGATGTGTACCCCCTTCCCTATGAACTGGATGATCAGAAGATTTCTCACAGGGATGACTTGCTTTCCTATATTTTAGACTCCTTTGATACAAAACTCTGGAAGAAAGACACCATGTTCCGCATGTATTCTTCCTTTATCGAAACCCACACAAAAATATTTAAGGCACCACCCGTTAAGGGCAAAGAGATTGCTGAACTCATCACATGGACGGCCAAGAAAAATCTGCCCTTCAGCAGTGATAATATCAATATCGATTATATGATTCTGGATTCTGAAAAAGGCGAACTCAAGAAGAATATCATTATTGGGGTTGGCAACAACGAAACCATCACCTTTATGTCAGATCTCTTTAAAAAGAAAAAATTTGATCTTCAAAATGTGACCACCATTCCCTTTCTTGATTGGGAAACTTTCAAACACTGTTATCCCGATCGTCTTCGAGGGTGTATTGCCATAGTTCACATGAATCAAAATGAAACCACCATTACCATGGTCAAGTCAGGTCGCATGGAATTCACCCGTGAAATGGCCGTGGGTGTAAAAGATTACCAAAAAGCCCTGGTACAGAGGGTCATGGTGGGTAATGATGCTGTCAATATCACTGAGGAAATGGCCGCTGAGTATCTATTGAGGTATGGAATTCCCGTGAATACTGATGAGGATATACCGGAAACGGGGATAAGTCTCTACAAGATATATATCTTCTTGCGACCCATTGTTGAGCGCATGACCAGTGAGATTAACCGCTCCCTGGATTATTTCAGGAAACAGGTGGCTGATGTAGAGTGTCAGGAAATCTATCTCACTGGCCCGGGTGCCGCCATTCCCAATCTTGTGGAAGTATTTGCCACCCAGCTTGAACGATCTACAGAGCATCTAAATCCACTTCGTCAAGGTGATTTTGAGTTTTCTGATCAGTTCGAACTGAATCATCAGCTCATTCCTATTTTTAGTACGAATTTTGGACTGGCTTTGAAAGCATCAGCGGGTATAAATCTGCTACCTCCTGCCAGGAAGCAACATTTCCAATTCAAAGTTTTTAACAAGATGAGCATCTTTCTCACCATCATTCTGCTTCCGATTTACCTGCTCATGGGATATTTCTCATATATGGAAAAGGAAGTTCTGGAAGAAAGTGTTGCAAATATGAATCGCCAGTGGCTAAAACTGTCCGAGCAATCTCAAGAATATTTCATCATGCGTGATGATCTTGAGTATCTCGGAAACTATTGGGGTTTTCTGGAGAATGATGACATTAATTCACAGAATCAGATTAAGCTGCTTAAGCTTATTTCATCGGAAATCCCCGATAATATAAAGGTTACCTCCCTGGTCTTCCGGCCAGCCAGTTCCAAGGAAGCCGGGTCGGTTATCAAGCAAGCAGCTCATGTGGATCGCATCGCCTTAAGTGGTATCGTGAATGCTCATGCAGGGATAGCCGATATACAGCTCACCAATTTCATCATGCGATTGGAGAGTTTAAACATGTTTACCAGTATCGAACGGGAAGGCTCACCAAGTTCAGATGATTCCCGACTCCTGTTTACCCTGAAAATTGGCATAGGTGTCAAGTGA
- the pilO gene encoding type 4a pilus biogenesis protein PilO: protein MNRNIFFGTVIFLILSTIGWFYYTVAIAGASISELELELAGINSRFDELAGVTESYDEFKLRFTEKVEHFDTLKTIIPDNQRYGSVLEQIRQISERHKLQILSFDPSLNDTYPAIYAEMRIPKNHVECYPLQIKFYGDFLTIGAFLDDLLEMRQLVNIANIKLETEMEYGGMLTCELNLYTYIFIEGA from the coding sequence GTGAACCGAAACATTTTCTTTGGAACCGTAATCTTCCTCATCCTCTCTACAATAGGGTGGTTCTATTACACGGTGGCAATTGCAGGTGCCAGTATATCTGAACTAGAACTTGAATTGGCAGGCATAAATAGTCGCTTCGATGAATTAGCTGGCGTGACTGAAAGCTATGATGAATTCAAATTGAGGTTTACTGAAAAAGTAGAACATTTTGATACACTCAAAACCATTATCCCTGATAATCAGCGATATGGATCCGTTCTGGAACAGATCCGTCAGATATCAGAACGTCACAAACTGCAAATTCTCAGCTTTGACCCCTCCCTGAACGATACATATCCAGCTATTTATGCTGAAATGAGGATTCCTAAAAATCATGTGGAGTGCTACCCTTTGCAGATAAAGTTTTATGGGGATTTTCTAACCATCGGGGCGTTTCTGGATGATCTTCTTGAAATGCGCCAGCTCGTGAATATCGCCAATATCAAGCTGGAAACCGAAATGGAATACGGTGGTATGTTGACCTGTGAATTAAATTTATACACCTACATTTTCATCGAAGGAGCCTAG